One window of the Triticum dicoccoides isolate Atlit2015 ecotype Zavitan chromosome 3B, WEW_v2.0, whole genome shotgun sequence genome contains the following:
- the LOC119277584 gene encoding probable methyltransferase PMT11 isoform X1, with the protein MKALGAHASDLLRGPHLVRATVLFFACAASFLVGYRWSDASASPLFFSSVFSPASPSSRISSRSPSVAISPNSNISFDPSLIPAPAAAPPASSTPNAPPPPPVASPPPPMPTPSPPPPTPTPSPPPPPPLPPSPPPPPVRLGIVGEDGAMRDDFDIGAVVNETDLATDEGAPEELGNAGAGGGNRARIGKFPACPASMREYIPCLDNDEEIRRLPSTERGERFERHCPAKDKALSCLVPAPKGYRAPIPWPRSRDEVWFSNVPHTRLVDDKGGQNWITKAKDKFTFPGGGTQFIHGASQYLDQISQMVPDIAFGSRTRVVLDVGCGVASFGAYLLSRDVLTLSIAPKDVHENQIQFALERGVPAMVAAFATHRLLYPSQAFEIIHCSRCRINWTRDDGILLLEVNRMLRAGGYFAWAAQPVYKHEEAQQEAWKEMEDLTTRLCWELVKKEGYVAMWRKPVNNSCYMSRDPGVKPPLCDTDDNPDNVWYVGLKACISRLPVNSDGSTPFPWPARLMEPPRRLQGVEMDAYSSKNELFKAETKFWDDILEGYIRVFKWKKFKLRNVMDMRAGFGGFAAALIGRKLDCWVMNVVPVTEPNTLRVIYDRGLLGVAHDWCEPFDTYPRTYDLLHAFGLFSKEQKRCNASIILLEMDRILRPGGRAYIRDKKETIVEIKEITDAMGWRSTIRDTAEGAYASRKVLMCDKPMVR; encoded by the exons ATGAAGGCCCTCGGCGCGCACGCCTCCGATCTGCTCCGCGGCCCGCACCTCGTCCGCGCCACCGTGCTCTTCTTCGCCTGCGCCGCCTCCTTCCTCGTCGGCTACCGCTGGTCCGACGCCTCCGCGAGCCCCCTCTTCTTCTCGTCCGTCTTCTCCCCGGCGTCCCCCTCCTCCCGCATATCGTCTCGCTCCCCTTCCGTCGCCATCTCGCCTAACTCCAACATCTCCTTCGACCCATCCCTAATCCCCGCCCCCGCAGCTGCTCCGCCCGCTTCGTCTACCCCCaatgccccgccgccgcctccagtGGCATCTCCGCCGCCTCCAATGCCaactccgtcgccgccgcctccaacgccaactccgtcgccaccaccgccgcctcccctcccgccctcgccccctcccccgcccgtccGCCTCGGCATCGTCGGCGAGGACGGCGCTATGCGGGACGACTTTGACATCGGCGCCGTCGTCAACGAAACCGATCTGGCCACCGACGAGGGCGCGCCGGAGGAGCTTGGCAACGCGGGCGCCGGCGGCGGCAACAGGGCCCGGATTGGGAAGTTCCCTGCCTGCCCCGCGAGCATGAGGGAGTACATTCCCTGCCTCGACAACGACGAGGAGATCAGGCGGCTGCCCTCCACGGAGCGTGGGGAGCGGTTCGAGCGGCACTGCCCGGCCAAGGACAAGGCCCTGAGCTGCCTCGTGCCAGCCCCCAAGGGGTATAGGGCGCCCATCCCCTGGCCTCGGAGCAGAGACGAG GTGTGGTTTAGCAATGTACCTCATACACGCTTGGTTGACGACAAAGGAGGGCAGAATTGGATTACCAAGGCTAAAGATAAATTTACATTTCCTGGGGGAGGAACCCAGTTCATACATGGAGCAAGTCAATACCTGGATCAGATATCTCAG ATGGTACCAGATATTGCATTTGGCTCTCGCACTAGAGTTGTTCTGGATGTTGGCTGTGGTGTAGCAAGTTTTGGCGCATACTTACTTTCACGTGACGTGTTGACATTGTCCATTGCTCCCAAAGATGTTCATGAGAATCAGATACAGTTTGCTCTTGAGCGTGGTGTTCCTGCAATGGTGGCAGCATTTGCAACACACAGACTATTATATCCCAGTCAAGCATTTGAGATTATCCATTGTTCCCGCTGCAGAATAAATTGGACACGTGACG ATGGAATCCTGCTCCTGGAGGTTAATAGAATGCTAAGAGCTGGTGGGTATTTTGCTTGGGCAGCACAGCCTGTTTATAAGCATGAAGAGGCCCAGCAAGAGGCGTGGAAAG AGATGGAGGACCTCACAACCCGACTTTGTTGGGAGCTTGTGAAGAAAGAGGGATATGTTGCTATGTGGAGGAAGCCTGTAAATAACTCGTGCTATATGAGCCGTGATCCAGGGGTCAAACCTCCACTTTGTGATACTGATGATAATCCAGATAATGTCTG GTATGTTGGTCTGAAAGCATGTATCAGTCGACTACCTGTGAATAGTGACGGATCAACTCCCTTTCCATGGCCTGCACGCTTAATGGAGCCTCCAAGGAGACTTCAAGGTGTTGAAATGGACGCCTACTCATCAAAGAATGAGCTTTTCAAAGCAGAGACGAAATTTTGGGATGATATACTCGAAGGTTATATTCGTGTTTTCAAGTGGAAAAAGTTCAAACTCCGGAATGTAATGGACATGAGGGCTGGATTTGGAGG GTTTGCTGCTGCATTGATCGGTCGCAAGCTTGATTGCTGGGTGATGAATGTTGTTCCTGTTACTGAGCCAAACACACTGCGTGTAATTTATGACCGGGGACTTCTTGGAGTGGCCCATGACTG GTGTGAACCATTTGACACATATCCAAGGACTTATGATCTGCTGCATGCATTCGGGCTATTCTCAAAGGAGCAGAAAAG GTGTAACGCCTCAATTATCTTGCTTGAGATGGATCGGATACTCAGACCTGGTGGTAGGGCGTATATCCGTGATAAAAAGGAAACGATAGTGGAGATCAAGGAAATAACAGACGCGATGGGATGGAGATCCACCATACGTGACACTGCTGAAGGCGCGTATGCTAGCAGGAAGGTTTTGATGTGTGACAAGCCGATGGTGCGCTAG
- the LOC119277584 gene encoding probable methyltransferase PMT11 isoform X2 produces MKALGAHASDLLRGPHLVRATVLFFACAASFLVGYRWSDASASPLFFSSVFSPASPSSRISSRSPSVAISPNSNISFDPSLIPAPAAAPPASSTPNAPPPPPVASPPPPMPTPSPPPPTPTPSPPPPPPLPPSPPPPPVRLGIVGEDGAMRDDFDIGAVVNETDLATDEGAPEELGNAGAGGGNRARIGKFPACPASMREYIPCLDNDEEIRRLPSTERGERFERHCPAKDKALSCLVPAPKGYRAPIPWPRSRDEVWFSNVPHTRLVDDKGGQNWITKAKDKFTFPGGGTQFIHGASQYLDQISQMVPDIAFGSRTRVVLDVGCGVASFGAYLLSRDVLTLSIAPKDVHENQIQFALERGVPAMVAAFATHRLLYPSQAFEIIHCSRCRINWTRDDGILLLEVNRMLRAGGYFAWAAQPVYKHEEAQQEAWKEMEDLTTRLCWELVKKEGYVAMWRKPVNNSCYMSRDPGVKPPLCDTDDNPDNVWYVGLKACISRLPVNSDGSTPFPWPARLMEPPRRLQGVEMDAYSSKNELFKAETKFWDDILEGYIRVFKWKKFKLRNVMDMRAGFGGPRIHGNTAGTDDLGCHNLLL; encoded by the exons ATGAAGGCCCTCGGCGCGCACGCCTCCGATCTGCTCCGCGGCCCGCACCTCGTCCGCGCCACCGTGCTCTTCTTCGCCTGCGCCGCCTCCTTCCTCGTCGGCTACCGCTGGTCCGACGCCTCCGCGAGCCCCCTCTTCTTCTCGTCCGTCTTCTCCCCGGCGTCCCCCTCCTCCCGCATATCGTCTCGCTCCCCTTCCGTCGCCATCTCGCCTAACTCCAACATCTCCTTCGACCCATCCCTAATCCCCGCCCCCGCAGCTGCTCCGCCCGCTTCGTCTACCCCCaatgccccgccgccgcctccagtGGCATCTCCGCCGCCTCCAATGCCaactccgtcgccgccgcctccaacgccaactccgtcgccaccaccgccgcctcccctcccgccctcgccccctcccccgcccgtccGCCTCGGCATCGTCGGCGAGGACGGCGCTATGCGGGACGACTTTGACATCGGCGCCGTCGTCAACGAAACCGATCTGGCCACCGACGAGGGCGCGCCGGAGGAGCTTGGCAACGCGGGCGCCGGCGGCGGCAACAGGGCCCGGATTGGGAAGTTCCCTGCCTGCCCCGCGAGCATGAGGGAGTACATTCCCTGCCTCGACAACGACGAGGAGATCAGGCGGCTGCCCTCCACGGAGCGTGGGGAGCGGTTCGAGCGGCACTGCCCGGCCAAGGACAAGGCCCTGAGCTGCCTCGTGCCAGCCCCCAAGGGGTATAGGGCGCCCATCCCCTGGCCTCGGAGCAGAGACGAG GTGTGGTTTAGCAATGTACCTCATACACGCTTGGTTGACGACAAAGGAGGGCAGAATTGGATTACCAAGGCTAAAGATAAATTTACATTTCCTGGGGGAGGAACCCAGTTCATACATGGAGCAAGTCAATACCTGGATCAGATATCTCAG ATGGTACCAGATATTGCATTTGGCTCTCGCACTAGAGTTGTTCTGGATGTTGGCTGTGGTGTAGCAAGTTTTGGCGCATACTTACTTTCACGTGACGTGTTGACATTGTCCATTGCTCCCAAAGATGTTCATGAGAATCAGATACAGTTTGCTCTTGAGCGTGGTGTTCCTGCAATGGTGGCAGCATTTGCAACACACAGACTATTATATCCCAGTCAAGCATTTGAGATTATCCATTGTTCCCGCTGCAGAATAAATTGGACACGTGACG ATGGAATCCTGCTCCTGGAGGTTAATAGAATGCTAAGAGCTGGTGGGTATTTTGCTTGGGCAGCACAGCCTGTTTATAAGCATGAAGAGGCCCAGCAAGAGGCGTGGAAAG AGATGGAGGACCTCACAACCCGACTTTGTTGGGAGCTTGTGAAGAAAGAGGGATATGTTGCTATGTGGAGGAAGCCTGTAAATAACTCGTGCTATATGAGCCGTGATCCAGGGGTCAAACCTCCACTTTGTGATACTGATGATAATCCAGATAATGTCTG GTATGTTGGTCTGAAAGCATGTATCAGTCGACTACCTGTGAATAGTGACGGATCAACTCCCTTTCCATGGCCTGCACGCTTAATGGAGCCTCCAAGGAGACTTCAAGGTGTTGAAATGGACGCCTACTCATCAAAGAATGAGCTTTTCAAAGCAGAGACGAAATTTTGGGATGATATACTCGAAGGTTATATTCGTGTTTTCAAGTGGAAAAAGTTCAAACTCCGGAATGTAATGGACATGAGGGCTGGATTTGGAGG ACCGAGAATACATGGAAATACTGCTGGAACCGATGACCTCGGCTGTCACAACCTTTTGCTCTAA